Proteins from a single region of Panulirus ornatus isolate Po-2019 chromosome 64, ASM3632096v1, whole genome shotgun sequence:
- the LOC139746326 gene encoding glutamine synthetase-like: MSGVAMNKAVLDRYMKLPIPDKKCQVMYVWVDGSGEHLRSKTRTVTFIPKSPTELPIWNFDGSSTGQAEGSNSDVYLHPVALYRDPFRLGDNKLVLCETYKHNKKPTETNHRHRCEEVMNKAADTYPWFGMEQEYTLLATDNHPLGWPKNGFPGPQGPYYCGVGTNKVYGRDVVEAHYRACLYAGINISGENAEVMPAQWEFQVGPCEGITMGDDLWMARYLLHRVAEDFNVVVSLDPKPIPGDWNGAGMHTNFSTKGMREPNGICEIEKAIDKLSRHHIRHIKAYDPKEGKDNERRLTGLHETSSIHDFSAGVANRGCSIRIPRGVAEEKQGYLEDRRPSSNADPYMVTEVLVRTICLDE; encoded by the exons atgtcaggAGTGGCCATGAACAAGGCCGTACTGGACCGGTACATGAAGCTACCTATCCCAGACAAGAAATGTCAGgtgatgtatgtgtgggtggaCGGCTCCGGGGAGCACCTCCGCTCTAAGACACGCACCGTCACCTTCATCCCCAAGAGTCCCACTG AGCTGCCTATCTGGAACTTCGATGGATCGTCAACGGGTCAGGCAGAGGGCAGCAACAGCGACGTCTATTTACATCCTGTAGCTCTATACCGAGACCCCTTCAGGTTGGGTGATAACAAACTGGTCCTTTGTGAGACCTATAAACACAATAAGAAGCCCACGGAGACTAATCATCGTCACAGGTGTGAAGAAGTCATGAATAAAGCAGCGGATACTTATCCTTGGTTCGGCATGGAGCAAGAATATACGCTTTTGGCCACCGATAACCATCCCTTGGGCTGGCCCAAAAATGGGTTTCCTGGCCCTCAGGGTCCTTACTACTGCGGTGTGGGCACCAATAAGGTGTACGGCAGGGATGTTGTCGAGGCTCACTACAGGGCGTGCCTTTATGCCGGGATCAACATCTCTGGAGAGAACGCCGAGGTCATGCCGGCCCAGTGGGAATTCCAGGTTGGTCCGTGTGAGGGCATCACCATGGGCGACGACCTCTGGATGGCTCGCTACCTTCTCCACAGGGTCGCTGAGGACTTCAACGTCGTAGTATCACTGGACCCTAAGCCCATTCCTGGTGACTGGAACGGCGCTGGAATGCACACTAACTTCTCGACTAAAGGGATGCGGGAACCCAACGGCATCTGCGAAATTGAAAAAGCGATTGACAAGTTGTCGAGACACCATATTCGACATATTAAAGCTTACGATCCCAAGGAGGGTAAGGATAACGAAAGGCGTTTGACCGGCTTACACGAGACATCGTCCATCCATGACTTCTCAGCTGGCGTGGCTAACAGAGGATGCTCCATCCGCATACCCCGGGGTGTGGCGGAGGAGAAGCAAGGGTACCTCGAGGATCGACGGCCATCGTCCAACGCAGATCCCTACATGGTTACGGAAGTCCTGGTACGAACCATTTGCCTGGACGAGTAG